A genomic window from Bradyrhizobium lupini includes:
- the xylA gene encoding xylose isomerase yields the protein MTASVKFFDTSVPVAFAGGDAGNTPAFRWYDKDRLVHGRRMEDHLRFAVCYWHSLCWPGGDPFGGETFLRPWHHGADAMAQARAKADVAFELFRLLDVPFFTFHDVDAAPEGKSLGESVANLNAIADLFEAKMAASKVRLLWGTANLFTHRRYMAGAATNPDPEIFTYAAGQVRAALEVTHRLGGQNYVLWGGREGYETLLNTDLKRELDQLGRFVSLVVEHKHKIGFKGPILIEPKPKEPTKHQYDFDVATCYGFLARYDLLKDVKLNIEQNHAILAGHSFHHEVALAEALGVFGSLDINRGDDLLGWDTDQFAMNVPELALVFHELLSRGGFSSGGLNFDAKIRRQSIDPDDLIHAHVGSMDACARALLAAADMLDAGVLTGPLAKRYEGWAGPEGRAILGGQRSLAELADRAHGPGFDPQPRSGRQEYLESLVNRYV from the coding sequence GTGACTGCGTCAGTGAAATTCTTCGATACAAGTGTACCTGTCGCCTTCGCCGGCGGAGATGCCGGCAACACGCCTGCCTTCCGCTGGTACGACAAGGACCGCCTCGTCCATGGCCGCAGGATGGAAGACCATCTGCGCTTTGCGGTCTGCTATTGGCACTCGTTGTGCTGGCCCGGCGGCGATCCCTTTGGCGGCGAGACGTTCCTGCGGCCCTGGCATCACGGCGCCGATGCGATGGCGCAGGCGCGCGCGAAGGCCGACGTCGCCTTCGAGCTGTTTCGCCTGCTCGACGTGCCCTTCTTCACCTTCCACGACGTCGATGCGGCGCCGGAAGGCAAGTCGCTTGGCGAATCTGTTGCCAACCTCAATGCCATCGCCGATCTGTTCGAAGCGAAGATGGCCGCAAGCAAGGTGCGCCTGCTCTGGGGCACCGCCAATTTGTTCACGCATCGCCGCTACATGGCGGGCGCGGCCACCAATCCAGACCCGGAGATATTCACCTATGCCGCCGGCCAGGTCCGCGCCGCGCTGGAGGTGACGCACAGGCTCGGCGGCCAGAACTACGTGCTGTGGGGCGGGCGCGAGGGCTACGAGACGCTGCTCAACACCGATCTCAAGCGCGAGCTCGACCAGCTCGGCCGCTTCGTCTCGCTGGTGGTCGAGCACAAGCACAAGATCGGCTTCAAGGGACCGATCCTGATCGAGCCGAAGCCGAAGGAGCCGACCAAGCACCAATATGATTTCGACGTCGCCACCTGCTACGGCTTCCTCGCGCGTTACGACCTGCTGAAGGACGTCAAGCTCAACATCGAGCAGAACCACGCCATCCTCGCCGGCCACTCCTTCCATCACGAGGTCGCGCTGGCGGAGGCGCTGGGTGTGTTCGGCTCGCTCGACATCAACCGCGGCGACGATCTGCTCGGCTGGGACACTGACCAGTTCGCGATGAACGTGCCCGAGCTTGCCCTGGTGTTCCACGAGCTCCTGAGCCGCGGTGGCTTCAGCTCCGGCGGGCTCAATTTCGACGCCAAGATCCGCCGCCAGTCGATCGATCCCGACGATCTGATCCATGCCCATGTCGGCTCGATGGATGCCTGCGCGCGGGCGTTGCTCGCCGCTGCGGACATGCTCGACGCCGGCGTGCTCACTGGGCCGCTCGCGAAACGCTACGAGGGATGGGCCGGGCCTGAAGGCCGCGCCATTCTCGGCGGCCAGCGCTCGCTTGCCGAACTTGCCGACCGCGCGCACGGCCCGGGCTTTGACCCGCAGCCGCGCTCGGGCCGGCAGGAATATCTGGAATCCCTCGTCAACCGCTACGTCTGA
- a CDS encoding helix-turn-helix domain-containing protein: MDQQKLDRAIGRRLKTLRTQAGMTLNELAGRSGVSRAMIGRVERAQSSATAALLGKLCAALDVSLSDVVALAEKPPERLVRLADQPHWRDPDSGYRRRHASPTDAASGIEIIVVDLPAGARVPYSPWGRNAFTQQLLMLEGAIAVHIDAKAVRLREGDCLDFDVMRAVIFENETRQDARYVIITRRGASYGKM; this comes from the coding sequence ATGGACCAGCAGAAACTCGATCGCGCGATCGGTCGTCGCTTGAAGACGCTGCGGACGCAGGCCGGCATGACGCTGAATGAGCTCGCAGGCCGCTCCGGCGTCAGCCGGGCGATGATCGGGCGGGTGGAGCGGGCGCAGAGCAGCGCGACGGCTGCGCTGCTGGGAAAACTCTGCGCCGCGCTCGACGTGTCGCTCAGCGACGTCGTCGCGCTGGCCGAAAAGCCGCCGGAGCGGCTGGTGCGGCTCGCCGACCAGCCGCACTGGCGCGATCCCGACAGCGGCTATCGCCGCCGTCACGCGTCGCCCACGGACGCGGCGAGCGGCATCGAGATCATCGTCGTCGATTTGCCGGCCGGTGCGCGGGTGCCATACAGCCCTTGGGGCCGCAATGCCTTCACCCAGCAGCTCCTGATGCTGGAGGGCGCGATCGCCGTGCACATCGACGCCAAGGCGGTTCGCCTGCGCGAAGGCGACTGTCTCGACTTCGATGTGATGCGCGCGGTGATCTTCGAGAACGAGACCAGACAGGACGCGCGCTACGTCATCATCACGCGCCGCGGCGCGTCCTACGGCAAGATGTGA
- a CDS encoding alpha/beta fold hydrolase produces the protein MGEPTQRTIKANGISLNVAEQGKGPMVLLCHGFPEGWYSWRHQLEALGAAGFHAVAPDMRGYGKSDRPEAIDQYTILHMVGDLVGVLDAFEAKDAVIVGHDWGATIAWHTARLRPDRFRAAAILSVPYRPRSPVRPTSVMPQTADAQFYQLYFQEPGVAEAEFERDTRATLGAMLYGGSGEGAAVIRANAERQGRTAGVGMVSRKDGMLPKVQVPLPSWLSSADLDYYGAEFAHSGFRGPLNYYRNIDRNCELMGAFEGVKVVVPSLFIAGDYDMVMAFPGAAEHVANMKQWVPQLREIKMLPGCGHWTQQERPAEVNAAVVEFLRSLPN, from the coding sequence ATGGGCGAACCGACGCAGCGGACGATCAAGGCCAACGGCATCAGCCTCAACGTCGCCGAGCAGGGCAAGGGGCCGATGGTGCTGCTCTGCCACGGCTTTCCGGAAGGTTGGTACTCCTGGCGTCACCAACTCGAGGCGCTGGGGGCAGCCGGTTTCCATGCGGTCGCCCCTGACATGCGCGGCTACGGCAAGAGCGACCGGCCCGAAGCCATCGACCAGTACACGATCCTCCACATGGTCGGCGACCTCGTCGGCGTGCTCGACGCTTTCGAGGCGAAGGACGCCGTCATCGTCGGGCACGACTGGGGCGCGACGATCGCCTGGCACACGGCGCGCCTGCGGCCCGACCGCTTCCGCGCCGCCGCCATTCTTAGCGTGCCCTATCGACCACGCAGTCCGGTGCGGCCGACGAGCGTAATGCCACAGACGGCGGATGCGCAGTTCTATCAACTGTATTTCCAGGAGCCGGGTGTCGCCGAAGCAGAATTCGAAAGGGATACGCGCGCAACGCTCGGCGCGATGCTCTATGGCGGTTCCGGCGAAGGCGCGGCGGTGATCCGCGCCAATGCCGAGCGTCAAGGGCGGACCGCCGGTGTCGGTATGGTCTCTCGCAAGGACGGCATGCTGCCGAAGGTGCAGGTGCCGCTGCCGTCTTGGCTGAGCAGCGCGGACCTCGACTATTACGGCGCCGAATTTGCCCATAGTGGGTTTCGCGGACCGCTCAACTACTATCGCAACATCGATCGCAACTGCGAACTGATGGGCGCCTTCGAGGGCGTCAAGGTGGTCGTGCCCTCGCTCTTCATCGCCGGCGACTACGACATGGTCATGGCCTTCCCGGGCGCCGCCGAGCACGTTGCCAACATGAAGCAATGGGTGCCGCAATTGCGCGAGATCAAGATGCTACCGGGGTGCGGACACTGGACGCAACAGGAACGGCCGGCGGAGGTGAACGCGGCGGTCGTGGAATTTCTGCGGAGCCTGCCGAACTAA
- a CDS encoding DUF1003 domain-containing protein, which produces MHNDITHDPGEGLSPTLERNIQALVERRRREQRAAKGQEKLADAITAFTGSMAFVYLHVAVFGFWIIANLHWLPGIPAWDESFVVLAMIASVEAIFLSTFVLISQNRMSAAADKRADLDLQISLLAEHELTKVARLLTQIAERLDVQPDSKRDLEEASRDIAPERVLDRIEETRS; this is translated from the coding sequence GTGCATAACGATATCACCCATGATCCGGGCGAGGGATTGAGCCCGACGCTCGAGCGCAACATCCAGGCTCTGGTCGAGCGCCGCCGCCGGGAGCAGCGCGCTGCCAAGGGTCAGGAAAAGCTTGCCGATGCGATCACGGCGTTCACCGGCAGCATGGCGTTCGTCTATCTCCATGTCGCTGTGTTCGGCTTCTGGATCATCGCCAATCTGCATTGGCTGCCGGGAATCCCGGCCTGGGACGAGAGCTTCGTAGTGCTGGCGATGATTGCTTCGGTCGAGGCGATCTTCCTGTCGACATTCGTGCTGATCTCGCAGAACCGCATGAGTGCAGCAGCGGACAAGCGCGCCGATCTCGATCTCCAGATCAGCCTTCTCGCCGAGCACGAATTGACCAAGGTTGCCCGCCTCCTTACGCAGATCGCCGAGCGGCTCGATGTCCAGCCCGACTCGAAACGGGATCTGGAGGAGGCAAGCCGCGACATCGCCCCCGAGCGCGTGCTCGACAGGATCGAGGAGACGCGCTCCTGA
- a CDS encoding VOC family protein has protein sequence MYDHIGLRVADLDAATRFYTAVLAPLGYVLCSSGDGYAGFGPRGEPALWLHLNKGRKADGVHIAFRAGDHDAVKAFHSEGLKSGGRDNGGAGPRKDYSPTYYASFLIDPDGNNVEAVCV, from the coding sequence ATGTACGATCATATCGGATTGCGCGTTGCCGACCTCGACGCCGCCACGCGCTTCTACACCGCGGTGCTGGCGCCGCTCGGTTATGTCCTGTGCTCGAGTGGCGATGGTTATGCCGGCTTCGGGCCGAGGGGCGAGCCGGCGCTGTGGCTGCACCTGAACAAGGGGCGCAAAGCCGATGGCGTGCACATCGCGTTTCGCGCGGGGGATCATGACGCGGTCAAGGCATTCCACAGCGAGGGCTTGAAGAGCGGTGGCCGCGACAATGGCGGCGCCGGCCCGCGCAAGGATTACAGCCCGACTTACTACGCGTCGTTTTTGATCGATCCCGATGGCAACAATGTTGAGGCGGTCTGTGTGTGA
- a CDS encoding ATP-binding cassette domain-containing protein, translating to MTNAQATPVLELAGIGKEFGAIRALHDVDMQVLPGEVVGLMGDNGAGKSTLVKIIAGNFRPSHGEIRFAGSAVHFNRPIDARGVGIEVVYQDLALADNLTAAANVFLGRELKRRIGPFALLDHKAMAARALELFGELRSETRPDDLVKQMSGGQRQAVAIARTRLSNAKLVMMDEPTAAISVRQVEQVLGLIHRLKEQGVAVMLISHRMPDVFAVCDRVIVMRRGEKRADKPIHQTSPEEVTALITGAKEAA from the coding sequence ATGACAAATGCACAAGCGACACCGGTCCTCGAGCTGGCCGGCATCGGCAAGGAGTTCGGCGCGATCCGCGCGCTGCATGATGTCGACATGCAGGTCCTTCCCGGCGAGGTCGTCGGCCTGATGGGCGACAACGGCGCGGGCAAGTCGACGCTGGTCAAGATCATCGCCGGCAATTTCCGCCCCAGCCACGGCGAAATCCGCTTCGCGGGCAGCGCGGTTCATTTCAACCGGCCCATCGATGCCCGCGGCGTCGGCATCGAGGTGGTCTATCAGGACCTTGCGCTCGCCGACAATCTCACCGCAGCGGCCAACGTCTTTCTCGGCCGCGAGCTAAAGCGCAGGATCGGGCCGTTCGCGTTGCTCGACCACAAGGCAATGGCGGCGCGTGCACTGGAGCTGTTCGGCGAGCTGCGCTCGGAAACGCGCCCCGACGATCTCGTCAAGCAGATGTCGGGCGGCCAGCGCCAGGCGGTTGCGATCGCGCGGACGCGGCTCTCCAACGCGAAGCTGGTGATGATGGACGAGCCGACGGCCGCGATCTCGGTCCGCCAGGTCGAGCAGGTGCTCGGCCTGATTCACCGGCTGAAGGAGCAGGGCGTTGCCGTGATGCTGATCTCGCACCGCATGCCCGACGTGTTCGCGGTGTGCGATCGCGTCATCGTCATGCGCCGCGGCGAAAAGCGGGCCGACAAGCCCATCCACCAGACCTCCCCCGAGGAAGTCACCGCCCTGATCACCGGCGCGAAGGAGGCGGCGTGA
- a CDS encoding GNAT family N-acetyltransferase, with protein sequence MQIRTGDTFDPRVIALLDHHVTAARAQTAPGSAHALDLSGLRAPDIAFWTGWDGETLVAVGALKTLSAEHGEVKSMHTLQTTRRRGFGGEMLRHIITEARARGMARLSLETGSWDYFKPALALYRAHGFVLCGPFEGYVEDPNSLFLTLDLSASR encoded by the coding sequence ATGCAGATCCGCACCGGCGACACCTTTGATCCGCGCGTCATCGCGCTGCTCGATCATCACGTCACGGCGGCGCGGGCGCAGACCGCGCCGGGCAGCGCCCATGCGCTCGATCTCTCCGGACTGCGCGCGCCCGACATCGCGTTCTGGACCGGCTGGGACGGCGAGACGCTGGTCGCCGTCGGTGCGCTGAAGACGCTGTCAGCCGAGCACGGCGAGGTGAAGTCGATGCACACGCTCCAGACCACGCGGCGGCGCGGCTTTGGCGGTGAGATGCTCCGCCACATCATCACAGAAGCCCGCGCGCGCGGCATGGCGCGGCTCAGCCTCGAGACCGGCTCGTGGGACTATTTCAAGCCGGCGCTCGCGCTCTACCGGGCGCATGGCTTTGTCCTCTGCGGCCCGTTCGAGGGCTATGTCGAGGATCCCAACAGCCTGTTCCTGACCCTCGACCTGTCGGCCAGCCGATAG
- a CDS encoding methylated-DNA--[protein]-cysteine S-methyltransferase: protein MVGHGYAIFDTTIGRCGIIWSSTGVVAVQLPEAREIDTRRRIFQIHPEAREQRPSANAEFAIEGIVSLLQGSDADFSEVSLDASGVPGFNRRVYEAACAIPRGETRTYHEIAKALSASGAAHSVAQAIAKNPYMLIVPCHRVLEAGNYTDRLSPYGGVISKRRLLSLEGTHPIASKTLFDVLLPVAPPRPST, encoded by the coding sequence ATGGTGGGGCATGGCTACGCGATATTCGACACGACCATAGGGCGCTGCGGCATCATCTGGAGCAGCACCGGGGTCGTCGCCGTGCAGCTGCCGGAGGCGCGGGAGATCGACACCCGCCGCCGGATTTTCCAGATCCATCCCGAGGCACGCGAGCAGCGGCCTTCCGCGAACGCCGAGTTCGCGATCGAGGGCATCGTGAGCTTGCTGCAGGGCAGCGATGCTGATTTTTCCGAGGTCAGCCTGGACGCGAGCGGGGTGCCCGGCTTCAACCGGCGGGTCTACGAGGCGGCCTGCGCCATCCCGCGCGGGGAGACGCGCACCTATCACGAGATCGCCAAGGCGCTGAGCGCCTCCGGCGCGGCGCATTCGGTGGCCCAGGCGATCGCGAAAAATCCCTACATGCTGATCGTGCCCTGTCACCGGGTGCTGGAGGCCGGCAATTACACCGACCGGCTCTCGCCCTATGGCGGCGTAATCTCCAAGCGGCGGCTGCTGTCGCTGGAGGGCACCCATCCGATCGCCAGCAAGACGCTGTTCGACGTCCTGCTGCCCGTTGCTCCACCGAGACCCTCCACCTAG
- the xylB gene encoding xylulokinase → MYLGIDIGTSGVKAVLVSEAGAVVATAARELALSHPALLWSEQDPDAWVDAAVGAVDDLAARHPREVARVRSIGLSGQMHGATLLDEDGAPLRPAILWNDGRSHAECVALERRCPSLHTIAGNLAMPGFTAPKLLWVARHEPKIFARVAKVLLPKAYVRYRLTGEMVEDMSDGAGTLWLDVGLRRWSPLLLHATGLDLHHMPRLVEGSDVSATLAPDYAQRWGMTRDVVVAGGAGDNAASAIGLGAIAPGDAFLSLGTSGVVFRVTDRFAPAPASAVHAFCHALPGRWHQMGVMLSAAASLAWLAGVMETPAPALLAPLGERVDGPSPVKFLPYLDGERTPHNDAAASGAFVGLRGATGRSQIVQAVLEGVAFAARDNLAALSAAGGPLAEVDLVGGGSRSPLWAQICADVLGIPVHRVEEGEVGAALGAARLGRLAATGENAAAVCTRPRRLASFTPRASVSAAYDEAYRRWRELYPALKECA, encoded by the coding sequence GTGTATCTCGGAATCGACATCGGCACATCGGGTGTGAAAGCGGTGCTCGTCAGCGAAGCCGGCGCTGTTGTCGCGACGGCGGCGCGCGAGCTTGCGCTGTCGCATCCGGCGCTGCTGTGGTCCGAGCAGGATCCCGATGCCTGGGTCGATGCGGCGGTCGGCGCGGTCGACGATCTTGCCGCCCGCCATCCCCGCGAGGTCGCGCGGGTGCGCAGCATCGGACTATCCGGCCAGATGCATGGCGCGACGCTGCTGGACGAGGACGGAGCGCCGCTGCGTCCCGCGATCCTCTGGAACGACGGTCGCTCGCATGCCGAATGCGTCGCGCTGGAGCGGCGCTGCCCGTCGTTGCATACGATCGCCGGCAATCTGGCCATGCCCGGCTTCACCGCGCCGAAGCTGCTCTGGGTCGCCAGGCACGAGCCGAAAATCTTCGCGCGCGTCGCAAAGGTGCTGCTGCCGAAGGCCTATGTCCGCTATCGCCTGACCGGCGAGATGGTCGAGGACATGTCGGACGGGGCCGGCACGCTATGGCTCGACGTCGGTCTGCGCCGCTGGTCGCCCCTGCTGCTGCATGCCACCGGGCTCGATCTCCATCACATGCCACGCCTGGTCGAGGGCAGCGACGTCAGCGCGACGCTCGCGCCGGACTACGCTCAACGCTGGGGCATGACTAGGGATGTCGTGGTCGCCGGCGGCGCCGGCGATAATGCCGCGAGCGCGATCGGGCTCGGCGCCATCGCGCCGGGCGATGCGTTTCTGTCTCTGGGAACCTCAGGCGTGGTGTTCCGCGTCACCGATCGGTTTGCACCGGCGCCGGCCTCGGCGGTCCATGCGTTCTGTCACGCGCTGCCCGGCCGCTGGCATCAGATGGGCGTGATGTTGTCGGCGGCGGCTTCGCTGGCCTGGCTCGCGGGCGTGATGGAGACGCCGGCGCCAGCGCTGCTGGCGCCGCTCGGCGAGCGCGTCGATGGACCGAGTCCGGTCAAATTCCTGCCTTATCTCGACGGCGAGCGCACGCCGCACAACGATGCCGCCGCCAGCGGTGCCTTCGTCGGCCTGCGCGGTGCGACCGGGCGCTCCCAGATCGTTCAGGCCGTCCTCGAAGGCGTCGCCTTCGCTGCGCGCGACAATCTGGCGGCGCTGAGCGCGGCCGGCGGACCGCTTGCCGAGGTTGATCTCGTCGGCGGCGGCTCGCGCTCGCCGCTGTGGGCGCAGATCTGCGCCGATGTGCTCGGCATTCCCGTCCATCGCGTCGAGGAGGGCGAGGTCGGTGCGGCGCTCGGCGCCGCCAGGCTCGGCCGGCTCGCCGCCACCGGCGAAAACGCGGCTGCGGTTTGCACCCGTCCGCGGCGGCTCGCGAGCTTTACGCCTCGCGCATCGGTCAGCGCGGCCTATGACGAGGCCTATCGCCGCTGGCGCGAACTTTATCCCGCGTTGAAGGAGTGTGCCTGA
- a CDS encoding SRPBCC family protein yields the protein MASIHNDIPLNAPARDVWDAVRDFGALHRRLAPGFVTACTLDGDTRIVTFANGSVAREVLVDCDDARQRLVYAINNERLKHYSASVQVIAEGEARCRLVWIIDMLPNELAPYVQGQTKDAVAAIHRAFPAAAA from the coding sequence ATGGCCTCCATCCACAACGACATTCCCCTCAACGCCCCAGCGCGCGACGTCTGGGACGCGGTGCGCGATTTCGGCGCGCTGCATCGGCGGTTGGCGCCGGGCTTCGTCACGGCCTGCACGCTCGACGGCGACACGCGCATCGTCACCTTCGCCAACGGATCGGTGGCGCGCGAGGTGCTGGTCGATTGCGACGATGCGCGGCAGCGGCTGGTCTACGCGATCAACAACGAGCGGCTGAAGCATTACAGCGCCTCGGTGCAGGTGATCGCCGAGGGCGAGGCGAGATGCCGCCTGGTCTGGATCATCGACATGCTGCCGAACGAGCTCGCGCCCTATGTGCAGGGACAGACCAAGGACGCCGTCGCCGCCATACACCGCGCGTTTCCGGCCGCAGCTGCGTGA
- a CDS encoding LacI family DNA-binding transcriptional regulator — protein sequence MAETLTTTALTLKDIARQAGVSLATVDRVLHNRPGVRPDTVRRVKEAIERNSFQPHVAAAELARGRARRFAFVMPSGPNPFMQQIQDYLGEMSGWLSSRRLGVETVATDVFDPSMLAASLEGLADDYDGVAVVALDHPRVRAAIDDLVDAGAKVVTLVSDVPSSRRHHYVGIDNIAAGRTAGALVGRLVGQKSGKVAIVAGSQGLRDHAERIFGFNQVMASEFPGLSVLPVLEGRDEDARSEQVLTRLLSRHADIVGLYNVGAGTQGVANALNEKALSDASRDKQAVFVGHDLTALTRRLLLQGVMHAAISQNPGHEARAAVRVLLALARGEPILREQEKIRIDIVMRDNLP from the coding sequence ATGGCCGAGACGCTCACCACGACCGCGCTGACGCTGAAGGACATCGCCCGCCAGGCCGGCGTCAGCCTCGCGACGGTGGACCGCGTCCTGCACAATCGGCCGGGCGTGCGGCCGGATACGGTCCGGCGCGTCAAGGAGGCGATCGAGCGCAATTCGTTCCAGCCGCACGTGGCCGCCGCCGAGCTCGCCCGCGGCCGCGCCCGCCGTTTCGCCTTCGTGATGCCGTCGGGGCCGAACCCGTTCATGCAGCAGATCCAGGATTATCTCGGCGAGATGTCGGGCTGGTTGTCGTCCCGCCGCCTCGGCGTCGAGACCGTCGCGACCGACGTGTTCGATCCGTCCATGCTCGCGGCATCCCTGGAAGGGCTCGCGGATGATTACGACGGTGTCGCTGTGGTGGCGCTGGATCATCCCAGGGTCCGCGCCGCGATCGACGATCTCGTCGATGCCGGCGCCAAGGTCGTGACGCTGGTCTCGGACGTGCCGTCGTCGCGCCGGCACCATTATGTCGGCATCGACAACATTGCTGCGGGGCGGACTGCCGGCGCGCTGGTCGGGCGGCTGGTCGGACAAAAGTCCGGCAAGGTCGCGATCGTCGCGGGCTCGCAGGGCCTGCGCGATCATGCCGAGCGCATTTTTGGCTTCAACCAGGTGATGGCGTCGGAATTCCCCGGCCTCAGCGTGCTGCCGGTGCTCGAAGGGCGCGACGAGGACGCGCGTTCGGAGCAGGTGTTGACGCGGCTGTTGAGCCGGCATGCCGACATCGTGGGTCTTTATAATGTCGGCGCCGGTACGCAAGGCGTCGCCAACGCGTTGAATGAAAAGGCGTTGAGCGATGCCAGTCGCGACAAGCAGGCGGTGTTCGTCGGACACGACCTCACCGCGTTGACGCGTCGGCTGCTGCTGCAGGGCGTGATGCATGCCGCGATTTCGCAGAACCCCGGACATGAAGCGCGCGCCGCCGTACGTGTGCTGCTCGCGCTCGCCCGTGGTGAGCCGATCTTGCGCGAACAGGAGAAGATCAGGATCGACATCGTGATGCGGGACAATCTGCCTTAG
- a CDS encoding helix-turn-helix transcriptional regulator gives MDATTLLTTPSMTVSEFRCDAGPDDSPFAECRTGHSIAYVRAGSFGCHCRAGFFELVAGSMLVGAPGEEYTCTHEHVAGDVCLSFFLSEDLVDALGGRRDVWQVGATPPLPELMVLGELAQTAADGNSDLGLDEVGQILAGRFVDVVSGKARKPTTPTARDRRRAVEAALWIDANSHAEVDLEQAARQAGLSPFHFLRLFSAVLGVTPHQYLVRSRLRHAARLLTDDDIAVTDIAYDVGFGDLSNFVRTFHRAAGVSPTKFRQASKGERKILQEQLALN, from the coding sequence ATGGATGCAACAACGCTGCTGACCACCCCCTCGATGACCGTCTCCGAGTTTCGCTGCGACGCGGGACCGGACGACAGCCCGTTTGCGGAGTGCCGCACCGGCCATTCCATCGCCTATGTCCGCGCCGGCAGCTTTGGCTGTCATTGCCGCGCCGGCTTCTTCGAGCTGGTGGCGGGCTCGATGCTGGTCGGCGCGCCAGGCGAGGAATACACCTGCACACATGAGCACGTCGCCGGCGACGTCTGCCTGTCCTTTTTCCTCAGCGAGGATCTGGTCGACGCGCTCGGCGGCCGGCGCGACGTCTGGCAGGTTGGCGCGACGCCACCGCTGCCCGAGCTGATGGTGCTGGGCGAGCTCGCCCAGACGGCGGCAGATGGCAACAGCGACCTCGGTCTCGACGAGGTCGGGCAGATCCTCGCCGGTCGTTTCGTCGATGTCGTGTCGGGCAAGGCGCGCAAGCCGACGACACCGACGGCGCGTGATCGCCGCCGCGCCGTGGAAGCCGCGCTCTGGATAGACGCCAACTCGCATGCCGAGGTCGACCTCGAACAGGCGGCGCGGCAAGCAGGCCTCAGCCCCTTCCACTTCCTGCGGCTGTTCTCCGCCGTGCTCGGCGTCACTCCGCATCAATATTTGGTGCGCTCGCGGCTGCGGCATGCGGCGCGGCTGCTGACTGACGATGACATCGCAGTCACCGACATCGCCTATGACGTCGGCTTCGGCGATCTCTCCAACTTCGTCCGCACCTTTCACCGCGCCGCCGGCGTCTCGCCGACCAAGTTCCGCCAGGCCTCGAAGGGAGAGCGCAAGATTCTCCAAGAGCAGCTTGCCCTCAACTGA